In Arthrobacter sp. SLBN-83, one DNA window encodes the following:
- the nadC gene encoding carboxylating nicotinate-nucleotide diphosphorylase, translating into MTESAVIDLAAGLRPALDLTLPPAPVKEILERAFAEDAPGGDITSQLLIPAHARATAVLNARVPGVLSGATVFRDAMQLVDPATKVELLVADGERFDAGTHLARVSGTARSVLMAERVALNLVQRMSAIATKTAEFVRLTEGTRARITDTRKTTPGLRILERFAVRCGGGANHRYSLSDAVLAKDNHLAVMTGGDPAKLTELLLAAKAQLGHTTHFEVEVDRMDQIEPVLAAGVDTIMLDNFTVAELKDGVALVAGRARVEASGNVNPGTVAAIAATGVDVISVGALTHTVAALDLGLDVELTAG; encoded by the coding sequence ATGACTGAATCCGCCGTGATCGACCTCGCCGCCGGCCTGCGCCCGGCACTGGACCTCACCCTTCCTCCGGCCCCCGTCAAGGAGATCCTGGAACGGGCCTTCGCCGAGGATGCCCCCGGCGGGGACATCACCTCGCAGCTGCTCATCCCCGCACACGCACGCGCCACCGCCGTCCTGAACGCCCGCGTCCCCGGCGTCCTCAGCGGCGCCACTGTGTTCCGCGACGCCATGCAGCTGGTGGACCCTGCAACCAAGGTGGAGCTCCTGGTAGCGGACGGCGAAAGGTTCGACGCCGGCACGCACCTCGCACGGGTCAGCGGCACCGCCCGCTCGGTGCTGATGGCGGAACGGGTGGCGCTGAACCTGGTCCAGCGGATGTCCGCCATCGCCACCAAAACCGCGGAGTTCGTGCGGCTCACCGAGGGAACCCGGGCCCGCATTACCGACACGCGCAAGACCACGCCCGGCCTGCGGATCCTGGAACGCTTCGCCGTTAGGTGCGGCGGCGGCGCGAACCACCGCTACAGCCTCTCCGACGCCGTCCTCGCCAAGGACAACCACCTCGCCGTGATGACCGGGGGAGACCCCGCAAAGCTCACGGAGCTCCTGCTTGCCGCCAAGGCGCAGCTGGGTCACACCACCCACTTCGAAGTGGAAGTGGACCGCATGGACCAGATCGAGCCCGTGCTGGCCGCGGGAGTGGACACCATCATGCTGGACAACTTCACGGTGGCAGAGCTGAAGGACGGCGTGGCACTCGTGGCCGGGCGCGCGCGCGTGGAGGCCAGCGGCAACGTCAACCCCGGCACGGTGGCCGCCATTGCCGCCACGGGGGTGGATGTCATCTCCGTGGGCGCACTCACCCACACCGTGGCCGCCCTGGACCTTGGCCTCGACGTCGAACTGACCGCCGGGTGA